The proteins below are encoded in one region of Winogradskyella helgolandensis:
- a CDS encoding sensor histidine kinase, giving the protein MFEQDRDIFNILLDSISEGVVIVDKHQKIVEVNKAGEIMFGYGEGELSNQPLNVLIPKNYHANHGAHFKGFVKEHKQRSMGHGRDIYGAKKDGSIFPIEASLNPFSFHGHDFIMTLVIDITERKKLEQEKNHLAKIFLESLNEIYVFDAKTLNFINVNQGALKNIGYSLEELKSMTPLDIKADYTEAEFREEIESLNNGSIEKLELEAIHTRKDGTTYPANIHLQRSKLGDRDVYVAIILDITEQKNYTERLEKTVAVRTDELKTALAAEKDLNDLKTKFLSMVSHEFKTPLSGILTSTMLLGKYKLTEQQDKREKHISTITDKVQYLNVILNDFLSVEKLEKGKINYKFSNFKISKVLNEVIYNANMVLKDGQHINYPENIDDLSLYQDEKIVELALSNLIYNAIKYSSENTIIDIEIFQNMDTTIFKIKDNGIGIPKKDQKNIFGRYFRAENALLMQGTGIGLNIVKDHLEKLNGSITFTSIEHKGSTFTIELPNKAEV; this is encoded by the coding sequence ATGTTTGAGCAAGACCGAGATATTTTTAATATTCTTTTAGATTCTATTTCTGAAGGTGTTGTTATAGTTGATAAACATCAAAAGATTGTTGAGGTTAATAAAGCTGGAGAAATTATGTTTGGCTATGGTGAGGGAGAGCTTTCTAATCAGCCCTTAAATGTGTTAATTCCAAAGAATTACCATGCAAATCATGGTGCGCATTTTAAAGGTTTTGTTAAAGAGCATAAACAACGTAGCATGGGACACGGTCGTGATATCTACGGTGCAAAAAAAGATGGTAGCATTTTCCCTATTGAAGCGAGTTTAAATCCGTTTAGTTTTCATGGTCATGATTTTATTATGACATTAGTAATTGATATCACAGAACGAAAAAAATTAGAACAAGAAAAAAATCATTTAGCTAAAATATTTCTCGAATCTCTAAACGAGATTTATGTGTTTGATGCTAAAACCTTAAATTTCATTAATGTTAATCAAGGTGCTCTAAAAAACATAGGCTATAGTTTAGAAGAACTTAAGTCTATGACACCTTTAGATATAAAAGCTGATTACACGGAGGCTGAATTTAGGGAAGAAATAGAATCACTTAATAATGGCAGCATTGAAAAATTAGAATTGGAAGCCATACATACAAGAAAAGATGGCACCACGTATCCAGCCAATATTCATTTGCAGCGCTCTAAATTAGGTGATAGAGACGTGTATGTAGCTATTATTTTAGATATTACCGAACAAAAAAATTATACAGAAAGATTAGAAAAAACTGTTGCCGTAAGAACGGATGAATTAAAAACCGCTTTAGCAGCAGAAAAAGACCTTAATGATTTGAAAACTAAGTTTTTATCTATGGTGTCTCACGAATTTAAAACACCTTTAAGCGGTATTTTAACATCTACGATGTTGTTGGGAAAATATAAGCTAACTGAGCAACAAGATAAGCGCGAAAAGCATATTTCAACAATTACAGACAAAGTACAATACCTTAATGTTATTTTAAATGATTTTCTGTCTGTAGAAAAATTGGAAAAAGGAAAGATTAATTATAAATTTTCAAACTTTAAAATAAGCAAAGTTTTAAATGAAGTTATATATAATGCCAATATGGTATTAAAAGATGGGCAACACATTAACTATCCTGAAAATATTGACGATTTATCACTATATCAAGATGAGAAAATTGTAGAATTGGCCTTGTCTAATTTAATATATAACGCTATTAAATATTCATCTGAAAACACCATTATAGATATTGAAATTTTTCAAAATATGGATACTACCATCTTTAAAATAAAGGATAATGGTATTGGTATTCCTAAGAAAGATCAGAAAAACATATTCGGGCGTTATTTTAGAGCAGAAAATGCCCTTCTAATGCAAGGTACTGGTATTGGTTTAAATATCGTTAAAGACCATTTAGAGAAATTAAATGGTAGTATTACATTTACAAGTATTGAGCATAAAGGCTCAACGTTTACTATAGAACTCCCTAACAAAGCAGAAGTATGA
- a CDS encoding WG repeat-containing protein, protein MKRALLVLLALFVLPFFGNGQTIENIDFVSPFHNGLAAIKKDGQWAFINTKGAIVIDYRTDLVVTTTDHVNYPIFNDDRCIIEQDKNGISYFGYIDTSGSTVIEPQFLNAANFSNGKALALELIKNTVAKNEALGKNVVYYKYYEVVIDLEGKVENYLNPKGVNVVIDKEFLREPPIITAKRLSDHLYAFKNKNNKWTLIKLN, encoded by the coding sequence ATGAAAAGAGCATTATTAGTATTACTCGCACTTTTTGTTCTTCCTTTTTTTGGAAATGGACAAACTATTGAAAATATCGACTTTGTCTCCCCTTTTCATAATGGTTTAGCTGCCATAAAAAAAGATGGACAATGGGCTTTTATAAATACAAAAGGCGCAATTGTTATTGACTATAGAACTGATTTAGTGGTAACCACAACAGACCATGTAAACTATCCCATATTTAATGATGACAGATGTATCATTGAACAAGATAAAAATGGCATTTCTTACTTTGGTTATATAGATACTTCTGGCTCCACCGTAATTGAACCTCAGTTTTTAAATGCGGCTAATTTTAGCAATGGAAAGGCACTCGCTTTAGAATTGATAAAAAACACGGTAGCTAAAAATGAAGCTTTAGGTAAAAATGTCGTCTATTATAAATATTATGAAGTAGTAATAGACCTGGAAGGTAAGGTTGAAAATTATTTAAATCCTAAAGGTGTAAATGTAGTTATAGATAAAGAATTCTTACGCGAACCACCAATCATCACCGCCAAACGGCTTTCAGATCATCTTTACGCTTTCAAAAACAAGAATAACAAATGGACTTTGATAAAGCTAAATTAA
- a CDS encoding efflux RND transporter periplasmic adaptor subunit: MMKLYRVLFIFLILQSCGHKTDKVLPEERTLTEAVYSSAIIQPDSLYQVYAIVSGILDANLVEEGDLVSKNDALLQIINSTPKINSENAKLALNLAQENYTGNAAILSSIEDEITAATLTYKNDSINYYRQKNLWNQHIGSKVQYDTKKLNYELASNQLKLLHNKYNRTKNELHTAVKQAQNNYQSSSIMNLDFTVESKINGKVYALYKEPGEIVTTMEPLASIGSAQSFIIELLVDEVDIVKIIVDQDVILNLDAYDDVIFKGKISKIYPKKDERNQTFKVEANFIEQPKILYPGLSGEANIIIAEKEKVLTLPKAYIIDGNKVKTDDGIVTIETGLENMNYIEILSGLSKDTYVYKQN, encoded by the coding sequence ATGATGAAACTATATCGTGTATTGTTCATTTTCTTAATCTTGCAATCTTGCGGACATAAAACAGATAAGGTTCTACCCGAAGAACGCACTTTAACTGAAGCCGTGTATTCTTCAGCAATTATACAGCCAGATAGTTTATACCAAGTCTATGCAATCGTCTCTGGTATATTGGATGCTAATTTAGTTGAAGAAGGCGACTTGGTGTCAAAAAATGATGCGCTATTGCAAATCATTAATAGTACACCAAAAATAAATAGTGAAAATGCAAAGTTGGCTTTAAATTTAGCTCAAGAAAATTATACTGGTAATGCTGCAATTCTAAGCAGTATAGAAGATGAAATAACAGCTGCCACCCTAACCTATAAAAATGATTCTATAAATTATTACAGACAAAAAAATCTATGGAATCAGCATATTGGGTCTAAAGTACAATACGATACCAAAAAACTAAATTATGAATTAGCTTCAAATCAATTAAAACTTTTACATAACAAATATAATAGAACAAAAAATGAACTTCATACAGCTGTAAAACAAGCTCAAAATAATTACCAATCGTCTTCCATTATGAATTTAGATTTCACTGTAGAAAGTAAGATTAATGGTAAAGTTTATGCTTTATATAAAGAACCTGGTGAAATTGTAACTACCATGGAACCTTTAGCGAGTATTGGTAGTGCTCAAAGTTTTATAATAGAGCTTTTAGTTGATGAAGTAGATATCGTTAAAATTATTGTAGACCAAGATGTGATTTTAAATTTAGATGCTTATGACGACGTGATTTTTAAAGGAAAAATCTCAAAAATATACCCTAAAAAAGATGAACGCAACCAAACGTTTAAGGTCGAAGCTAATTTTATAGAACAACCAAAAATATTATATCCAGGACTTTCTGGTGAAGCGAACATCATTATCGCTGAAAAAGAAAAGGTTTTAACACTGCCTAAAGCTTATATTATAGATGGTAACAAAGTTAAAACAGACGACGGTATTGTAACTATAGAAACAGGTTTAGAAAATATGAATTATATCGAAATTTTATCTGGATTAAGTAAAGACACCTATGTCTATAAGCAAAACTAA
- a CDS encoding ABC transporter permease, which produces MVNWNIILSIAKTHLLTKIKQTSIAALGVTFGIGSYITLVCFMTGLNTMLDDLILNQTPHIHIYNEIEPSEQQPISLYDKLKDNFTIVHSIKPKLSQKKIHNGLPIINYLEKNTEVRGAIPQVKTQIFYMAGSIELAGNLTGINPIDEVQFFNLGDYIVEGSAEALQNTDNSILLGIGIAKKMALKVGDRIQISPINGGIFPLKIVGLYQSGIAELDAVQSFSNLKTVQRILGEANNYITDINVKLYDIEKAFPLAQNIEKQFNLKAVDIKTANAQFETGTDIRNLITYAVSITLLIVAGFGIYNILNMLIYEKMNDIAILKAIGFSGRDVQLIFMSQAMIIGFIGGVLGLLIGYGLSSLIATIPFKTEAIPTVETYPIDIQPAFFIIGFSFAMLSTFLAGYLPARKAKKIDPVNIIRGL; this is translated from the coding sequence ATGGTCAACTGGAATATTATATTAAGCATTGCAAAAACCCATTTACTCACTAAAATAAAGCAAACTTCCATTGCTGCACTTGGTGTTACCTTTGGTATTGGCTCTTATATTACTTTAGTGTGTTTTATGACGGGATTAAATACCATGCTAGATGATTTAATATTAAACCAAACACCTCACATTCATATTTATAATGAAATAGAACCTTCCGAACAACAGCCTATTTCTTTGTATGATAAATTAAAAGACAATTTTACTATTGTACATTCTATTAAACCCAAATTGAGTCAGAAAAAAATTCATAACGGCTTACCGATTATAAATTATCTAGAAAAAAACACAGAGGTTAGAGGGGCAATTCCGCAGGTTAAAACTCAAATTTTCTATATGGCAGGCTCTATTGAGTTAGCAGGAAATTTAACAGGCATCAATCCAATAGATGAAGTGCAATTCTTTAACCTAGGAGATTATATTGTAGAAGGTTCTGCAGAAGCTTTACAAAATACAGACAACAGTATTTTATTAGGTATTGGAATTGCAAAAAAGATGGCTTTAAAAGTGGGTGACCGCATACAGATTAGTCCTATTAATGGTGGTATTTTTCCTCTAAAAATTGTAGGGCTTTATCAAAGTGGCATTGCTGAATTAGATGCTGTTCAAAGTTTTAGTAATTTAAAAACAGTACAACGAATTTTAGGTGAAGCCAATAATTATATCACAGATATTAACGTTAAACTTTACGATATAGAAAAAGCCTTTCCACTCGCTCAAAATATTGAAAAACAATTCAATTTAAAAGCAGTAGATATTAAAACAGCAAACGCACAATTTGAAACCGGAACTGATATTAGAAATCTTATTACATATGCCGTATCAATCACTTTACTTATCGTTGCTGGTTTTGGCATTTATAACATCTTAAACATGCTTATATATGAAAAAATGAATGATATCGCCATACTTAAAGCCATTGGGTTTTCGGGTAGAGATGTGCAACTAATATTTATGAGTCAAGCCATGATTATTGGTTTTATTGGAGGTGTTTTAGGCTTGTTAATTGGTTATGGCTTATCGAGTTTAATTGCAACAATTCCATTTAAAACGGAAGCGATACCAACGGTAGAAACCTATCCGATAGATATACAACCCGCATTTTTTATTATTGGTTTTTCATTTGCTATGCTTTCAACATTTCTTGCTGGATATTTACCTGCAAGAAAAGCTAAAAAAATTGATCCTGTAAACATCATAAGAGGCCTGTAA
- a CDS encoding ABC transporter ATP-binding protein, whose product MNTVLEAKHINKYFKNPVLFHVLKDINFQVKKGEFASIMGKSGCGKSTLLYILSTMDTDYDGELYLDNNLITGSDNKHLSYMRNKHIGFVFQFHYLLTEFTILENVMLPAKKLGEKSYQEIEHDAMEKLKMLNIEHLATKRASRVSGGEKQRVAIARALINNPSIIMGDEPTGNLDSHNAENVFNIFKQLSDEEDLSLLIVTHDEDFAKKTDRIIQMEDGKIIL is encoded by the coding sequence ATGAACACAGTATTAGAAGCAAAACATATTAATAAATACTTCAAAAACCCAGTATTGTTTCATGTTTTAAAAGACATCAACTTTCAGGTGAAAAAAGGAGAATTTGCGTCCATCATGGGAAAATCGGGTTGTGGAAAATCGACATTACTCTATATACTTTCTACAATGGATACTGATTATGATGGTGAATTATATTTAGACAACAACCTTATAACCGGAAGCGACAATAAGCATCTATCCTACATGAGGAATAAGCACATTGGCTTTGTATTTCAGTTTCATTATTTACTAACTGAATTTACCATTTTAGAAAATGTAATGCTTCCTGCTAAAAAATTAGGTGAAAAATCATACCAAGAAATTGAGCATGACGCTATGGAAAAATTAAAAATGTTGAATATTGAACATTTAGCAACAAAACGTGCCTCACGTGTTTCTGGTGGAGAAAAACAGCGTGTTGCTATTGCTCGTGCTTTAATAAATAATCCTTCTATTATTATGGGAGATGAACCCACAGGAAATCTAGACAGCCATAATGCAGAAAATGTATTTAATATTTTTAAACAGTTAAGCGATGAAGAAGATTTATCCTTACTTATAGTCACACACGATGAAGATTTCGCAAAAAAAACAGATCGAATTATTCAAATGGAAGATGGTAAAATAATACTATAA
- a CDS encoding mechanosensitive ion channel family protein, whose product MIDFDLVNKWINTNPVLVSIIKFMIALVLILIVIQLLRRYLKKKISNTVIRYKAQKGIEFIGYVILIFLAIVYFSGSIKDFTIIIGLFTAGLAFTLQELILSIAGSVYIFLVKVYKPGDRIEINGIKGDVIDVDSIYTTMMEIGQWVSSDNYSGRIVKLSNAFVFKGPIYNYSQDFPFIWDEFNLPIRYGSDIDLAKSIILKIASETLSDYTAKSKEQWNEVVNKFYIEDAEVDPTLAISLTDNWIQFNLRYIVDFKKRRLTKHTLNEKILLEIEKTNGKIILASTTIELIKIPDLKTKRDGEVK is encoded by the coding sequence ATGATAGACTTTGACCTAGTAAATAAGTGGATTAACACTAATCCCGTTTTAGTGAGTATTATCAAATTTATGATTGCTCTAGTGTTGATATTAATTGTTATTCAGTTATTAAGACGCTATTTAAAAAAGAAAATATCTAATACGGTTATACGCTATAAAGCTCAGAAAGGCATTGAGTTTATTGGCTACGTGATTTTAATTTTTTTAGCTATTGTCTATTTTTCAGGCTCTATTAAAGATTTCACTATTATTATTGGTTTATTTACCGCAGGATTAGCCTTTACGTTACAAGAGTTGATTCTTAGTATTGCAGGTTCTGTTTATATATTTTTAGTTAAAGTATATAAACCTGGTGATCGTATAGAAATTAACGGTATTAAAGGAGATGTGATTGATGTAGATAGTATTTATACCACAATGATGGAAATTGGCCAATGGGTAAGTAGCGATAATTATAGCGGACGTATCGTAAAATTAAGTAATGCGTTTGTCTTTAAAGGCCCTATTTATAATTACTCTCAAGATTTTCCATTTATATGGGACGAGTTTAATTTACCTATTCGTTACGGTTCTGATATTGATTTAGCAAAGTCAATAATCCTTAAAATAGCTTCTGAAACGCTTTCGGATTATACCGCCAAATCAAAGGAGCAATGGAACGAAGTCGTTAACAAATTTTATATAGAGGATGCAGAAGTAGATCCAACATTAGCAATTTCATTGACTGATAATTGGATACAATTCAATTTAAGATATATTGTAGACTTTAAAAAGCGACGACTCACCAAGCATACGCTGAATGAAAAAATCCTCTTAGAAATAGAAAAAACCAACGGTAAAATTATATTAGCATCTACTACTATTGAATTAATAAAAATTCCTGATTTAAAGACGAAGCGAGATGGCGAAGTGAAATGA
- a CDS encoding RsiV family protein, producing the protein MRYLYLLIFLLIFSNCKNEKHEEINSNRNDIEDLMPATVDTLRFKDVDIETLDKSISIELKQKQLIDKKDESEELQILIIDKNYRIEKPDYVINFKYPLLNESFSPNNRNFNDFINDYYINIKKTEQEILESKLLCDSIEAIAFREERFIDYKIYNVNDQLISVLFYKENFYTGAMHPSFSFDGFNFDLNKGVFMTYKNFFVQDSEAELVNILNENIKKQIGKGDLYYDCWEVSIDDFITSKNNFVLNDTYVEFYFDDCIICPSYTGTYSIELPLVELLSVLKKFETNPLVF; encoded by the coding sequence ATGAGATATCTATACTTATTAATTTTCCTCCTAATATTTTCAAATTGTAAAAATGAAAAGCATGAAGAAATCAACAGTAATCGTAACGATATTGAAGATCTTATGCCAGCTACTGTGGACACTTTAAGATTTAAAGATGTAGATATTGAAACATTAGACAAGTCCATATCAATTGAGCTAAAACAAAAGCAATTGATTGATAAAAAAGACGAAAGTGAAGAACTTCAGATATTAATTATCGACAAAAACTATCGTATTGAAAAGCCAGATTACGTCATCAATTTTAAGTACCCATTACTCAATGAGTCCTTTAGTCCAAACAATAGAAATTTTAACGATTTTATTAACGACTATTACATCAACATAAAAAAAACGGAACAAGAGATCTTAGAAAGCAAGTTGTTGTGTGATAGTATTGAAGCCATAGCATTTAGAGAAGAACGTTTTATAGATTATAAAATTTATAACGTTAATGATCAACTTATAAGCGTGTTGTTTTATAAAGAAAATTTTTATACGGGCGCAATGCACCCTAGTTTTTCTTTTGATGGCTTTAATTTTGATTTAAACAAAGGTGTCTTTATGACTTATAAAAACTTTTTTGTTCAAGACTCAGAAGCGGAATTAGTAAATATCCTCAACGAAAATATTAAGAAACAAATAGGGAAAGGAGACCTCTATTATGATTGCTGGGAAGTGTCTATAGATGATTTTATTACAAGCAAAAACAACTTTGTACTTAATGATACCTATGTCGAATTCTATTTTGATGATTGTATCATTTGCCCTTCTTACACAGGGACCTATTCTATAGAACTTCCATTAGTAGAGCTTTTATCAGTATTGAAGAAATTTGAAACCAATCCATTAGTGTTTTAA
- a CDS encoding DUF3108 domain-containing protein: MKPFIFLFLFFFTLQSNAQNTTIAAGEKLVFSASYNMSGLLTDIAEVKMETSEIKTSKNTLLRLKCTATSYKNWDNFFKIRDLYESYVNPKTLTPYLYKRDIDEGGYYKFMQYKYSHLSKLVKSLKRKKNTDGTYWEENKTVKIGASTKDIVSTLYGIRNLDIHKANPGDQQEFTILFDNKEITLNIKYIGKETIQTKIGNKECYKLAITLKGNNLLKGDNSNLIWLTADANKVPVYAKFKIPVGNGELKILSATGLKN, translated from the coding sequence ATGAAACCTTTTATATTTCTATTTCTGTTCTTTTTTACATTACAAAGTAATGCACAAAACACAACTATTGCGGCAGGCGAAAAGCTTGTATTCAGTGCGTCTTATAATATGTCTGGGCTATTAACAGATATTGCTGAAGTAAAAATGGAAACGAGTGAAATAAAGACATCCAAAAACACATTGCTACGCTTAAAATGTACAGCTACATCTTACAAAAATTGGGATAATTTTTTTAAAATCAGAGATTTATACGAAAGCTATGTAAATCCAAAAACATTAACTCCATATTTATATAAGAGGGATATTGATGAAGGAGGTTATTATAAGTTTATGCAGTATAAGTATAGTCATTTATCAAAACTTGTAAAAAGTCTAAAACGAAAGAAAAATACAGATGGTACATATTGGGAAGAAAATAAAACGGTAAAAATTGGTGCCTCTACTAAAGATATAGTCAGTACTCTTTATGGCATAAGAAATTTAGATATCCATAAAGCAAACCCAGGCGATCAGCAAGAATTCACCATTTTATTTGATAATAAAGAAATAACCCTTAACATTAAATATATTGGTAAAGAAACCATACAAACCAAAATCGGTAACAAAGAATGTTATAAATTAGCTATTACTTTAAAAGGCAACAATTTATTAAAAGGCGATAATTCTAATCTTATTTGGCTAACTGCGGATGCCAATAAAGTACCTGTATATGCTAAGTTTAAAATTCCGGTTGGAAATGGTGAATTAAAGATTTTGTCTGCAACCGGTTTAAAAAATTAA
- a CDS encoding FUSC family protein, whose product MKKAITILGFICAIIAVIISVTPLYNLAFAPIIIAFLSGLFLIYLSKNEPSKPKTIQYIFLLVIISLSLTIYKGVVNTAELGDTEQLEQRDEENLEDSKEILEDLEIDEDF is encoded by the coding sequence ATGAAAAAAGCAATCACCATATTAGGTTTTATTTGTGCAATAATTGCTGTTATAATCTCAGTAACACCTTTATATAATTTAGCTTTTGCACCAATCATAATTGCATTTCTAAGTGGTTTATTTCTAATTTATTTGTCAAAAAATGAGCCGTCAAAACCAAAAACTATTCAATATATATTTTTACTCGTTATTATTTCTTTGAGCTTAACAATATATAAAGGTGTTGTAAATACTGCAGAATTAGGCGATACAGAACAATTAGAACAAAGAGATGAAGAAAACCTTGAAGATTCAAAAGAAATTCTTGAAGATCTCGAAATTGATGAAGACTTTTAA
- a CDS encoding M28 family metallopeptidase gives MKVFFASVLLFVGSCATIRHSEKINNLKDSITFSDETVVITYLNTITSEELKTHVVEVASDKYNGRMTGEEGHNLVCNYIREQYKNDSISAPESHPDYYQKVPKKDLPNNLNDSQNIIAYIEGSEFPDEYVYITAHSDHEGIKNGQIYNGADDNGSGTAAVLEIAEAFNQATKDGHRPKRSIVFLHVTAEEVGLHGSKFYTENPIFPIENAVATLNMDMIGRVDDRHKDNENYIYVIGSDRMSSELYYITEQANTTFTDLHLDYKYNEERDTNQYYYRSDHYNFALKDVPVIFFFNGEHEDYTKPTDTADKINYPLLEKRTKLIFATAWYLANSKTRLKKGII, from the coding sequence ATGAAAGTATTTTTTGCTTCTGTTCTGCTTTTTGTAGGTTCTTGTGCTACAATTAGACATAGTGAGAAAATTAACAATTTAAAAGACAGTATCACTTTTTCAGATGAAACTGTAGTTATTACTTATTTAAATACTATTACATCTGAAGAATTAAAAACGCATGTCGTGGAAGTTGCTTCAGATAAGTATAATGGTAGAATGACAGGAGAAGAAGGCCATAATTTAGTTTGCAATTATATTAGAGAGCAATATAAAAACGATAGCATTAGTGCACCAGAATCTCATCCCGACTATTATCAAAAAGTACCAAAAAAGGACTTACCAAATAATCTGAATGACTCACAAAATATTATAGCCTATATTGAAGGTTCTGAATTTCCAGACGAATATGTTTATATCACTGCACATTCAGATCACGAAGGCATTAAAAACGGTCAAATTTATAATGGTGCAGATGACAATGGTTCTGGTACTGCTGCCGTTTTAGAAATAGCAGAAGCTTTTAACCAAGCCACTAAAGATGGTCATCGTCCTAAACGAAGCATTGTTTTTCTTCATGTTACAGCGGAAGAAGTTGGTTTACACGGTTCTAAATTTTATACAGAAAATCCAATATTTCCTATCGAAAATGCAGTCGCAACCTTAAACATGGATATGATTGGGCGTGTTGATGATAGACATAAAGACAATGAAAACTATATTTATGTTATCGGATCAGACAGAATGAGTTCCGAACTCTATTATATCACAGAACAAGCGAATACAACGTTTACAGATCTTCATCTAGATTATAAATATAATGAGGAAAGAGACACAAATCAATATTATTACCGATCGGATCACTATAACTTTGCTTTAAAAGATGTTCCCGTTATATTCTTTTTTAATGGTGAGCATGAGGATTATACAAAACCAACAGATACTGCAGATAAAATTAATTATCCATTACTAGAAAAGCGCACAAAATTAATATTTGCTACAGCTTGGTATTTAGCCAATTCTAAAACACGACTTAAGAAAGGAATTATCTGA